ATCTTTAAATATCGCATGTAGCTCTGATTTATAATGATTAGGGAGCTTTTCATCCATTGTCTCAGAGACAATTCCACCAGCCCAATAAGCTTTGTTATTAGTCACTGGAACTATTCCGAAACGCTCGCCAATACCCCAATAGTCAGATACAGAAAGCTCTGAAAAAACAGCAGAACGGGACTCATATACACCTACCCAATTTATAAATCCTTGATAGACGGGCTGGTTACTGCCATTGACAAATTTTCTAGTTATTGATTTCATACGCCCTTCAGCTCCAATTATAATATCTGGTTGAAGCTTTTCGCCATTGCTAAAATGAGCTATAGTTTCGGAGGTGTTGTTTGTTAAATCAACAACTTCAAAACCGTAATGTATCTTGATATCTAATTCAGTGGCTCTTTGAATAAAAATACTCATCAGGTCTTTCCGAATAATGGAATAACTTGGGTATCTCATTAGTCGATTAAGCTCATTTATATTTAGTGAACCAATAGGTTCTCCATCATTAGAAAATCGATTCATATAGGTTAATGAACCTGACACCTTTGCCACTTGCTCTAACACCCCAAGCTGTTCTAGTACAAAAGAAGCGTTTGGCCAACAAACAATACCTGCTCCTATTTCTATAGGCTTTGAGTGTCTTTCATAGATAGAAACCTCAAAACCAGCTTGTTTTAATGCAATCGCTGTACTTAAACCTCCAACTCC
The sequence above is drawn from the Balneola vulgaris DSM 17893 genome and encodes:
- a CDS encoding FAD-dependent monooxygenase, with amino-acid sequence MQVGILGGGVGGLSTAIALKQAGFEVSIYERHSKPIEIGAGIVCWPNASFVLEQLGVLEQVAKVSGSLTYMNRFSNDGEPIGSLNINELNRLMRYPSYSIIRKDLMSIFIQRATELDIKIHYGFEVVDLTNNTSETIAHFSNGEKLQPDIIIGAEGRMKSITRKFVNGSNQPVYQGFINWVGVYESRSAVFSELSVSDYWGIGERFGIVPVTNNKAYWAGGIVSETMDEKLPNHYKSELHAIFKDWPDLINNIIKETPQSRINKIYVHDHDPIDVWCKSNVILLGDAAHAALPTSGQGACQALEDAWHLTKCLKENIDDIPKAFTQFTALRKSKTSGMIQGGRQLASSIFNQDVEYCKNRNLASKNTNYHDTVVGMAKGWSSGLPISG